The following proteins come from a genomic window of Polaribacter dokdonensis:
- a CDS encoding Pycsar system effector family protein: MSNIINEVEKFVYNLLSEKLHANYVYHNLSHTQRVVEKTIEISEDSNIKGDDLENLTIAAWFHDVGFTVSDENHEEESIKIASEFLKSLNFSEDRIAAIGNLILATKMNSIPKNKLEEVLRDADSAHLASKNFFDYTSLLRKEWELVLEKTYSNKEWIALNLAFFTQKHRYYTEFALRNWSKTKDKNLAKLLKNQKKLKKENKKFRQKKEALDIKKNKSIVPERGVETMFRVALRNHITLSDIADTKANILLSVNAIIVSLALSSLLPKLDNPSNSHLFVPTIIFVGFTVISIILSILATRPNVTEGKFTKDDVAKRKVNLLFFGNFHQMKLDDFEWGISEMMQDRDYLYGSLTKDLYYLGLVLNRKYKILRITYTVFMTGIIVSVIAFAVSFSFQEITP; this comes from the coding sequence ATGAGCAACATTATTAATGAAGTAGAAAAATTTGTTTACAATTTATTGAGTGAGAAATTACATGCAAATTATGTGTATCATAATTTATCTCACACTCAAAGAGTTGTAGAGAAAACAATAGAGATTTCTGAAGATTCTAATATTAAAGGAGATGATTTAGAAAACTTAACTATTGCTGCTTGGTTTCATGATGTTGGTTTTACTGTAAGTGATGAAAATCATGAAGAGGAAAGTATTAAGATAGCTTCAGAATTTTTAAAATCGCTTAATTTTAGTGAGGATAGAATAGCTGCAATAGGTAATTTGATTCTTGCTACTAAAATGAATTCTATCCCTAAAAATAAATTAGAAGAGGTGTTAAGAGATGCAGATTCTGCACATTTAGCTTCTAAGAACTTTTTTGATTATACGTCTTTACTAAGAAAAGAGTGGGAGCTTGTTTTAGAAAAAACATACAGCAATAAGGAATGGATTGCTTTAAATCTTGCTTTTTTTACACAAAAACATAGATATTATACTGAGTTTGCTTTAAGAAATTGGAGTAAAACAAAAGATAAAAACTTAGCAAAACTTTTAAAAAATCAGAAGAAATTAAAGAAGGAGAATAAAAAGTTTAGACAGAAAAAAGAAGCTTTAGATATTAAGAAAAATAAAAGCATTGTGCCTGAAAGAGGTGTAGAAACAATGTTTAGAGTTGCTCTAAGAAACCATATAACTTTAAGTGATATTGCAGATACAAAAGCCAATATTTTACTTTCTGTAAATGCAATTATTGTTTCTTTAGCACTTTCTAGCTTATTGCCTAAATTAGATAATCCTTCAAATTCTCATTTATTTGTGCCAACTATTATTTTTGTTGGGTTTACAGTAATTTCTATTATCCTATCAATTTTGGCAACAAGACCAAATGTTACAGAAGGTAAATTTACCAAAGATGATGTAGCCAAAAGAAAAGTAAACTTATTATTCTTTGGTAATTTTCATCAAATGAAATTAGATGATTTTGAGTGGGGAATATCAGAAATGATGCAAGACAGAGATTATTTGTATGGCTCTTTAACCAAAGATTTATACTACCTAGGTTTGGTTTTAAATAGAAAATATAAGATACTTAGAATTACCTACACTGTGTTTATGACAGGTATTATTGTAAGTGTTATTGCGTTTGCAGTATCGTTTTCATTTCAAGAAATAACTCCTTAA
- the msrB gene encoding peptide-methionine (R)-S-oxide reductase MsrB, with the protein MLTWKDIIHFATKGNPTPDKRVEKSEGEWKEILTAEQFRITRLKGTERPHTGELCSIYDEGQYNCVCCNTPLFDSTIKYESSSGWPSFTQPIKENAIKYVKDTTFGMVRVEVLCNTCDAHLGHIFPDGPEPSGLRYCINSESMKLEKQNE; encoded by the coding sequence ATGTTAACTTGGAAAGACATTATACATTTTGCAACAAAAGGCAATCCAACTCCTGATAAAAGAGTAGAAAAATCTGAAGGTGAATGGAAAGAAATCTTAACTGCAGAACAATTTAGAATTACAAGATTAAAAGGCACAGAAAGACCACATACAGGTGAATTATGTTCTATATATGATGAAGGGCAGTACAATTGTGTATGTTGCAATACTCCTCTTTTTGATTCTACCATAAAATATGAGTCGAGTTCTGGTTGGCCTAGTTTTACACAGCCTATTAAAGAAAACGCAATCAAATATGTAAAAGACACCACATTTGGTATGGTTAGAGTAGAAGTATTATGCAATACTTGCGATGCTCATTTGGGTCATATTTTTCCTGATGGACCAGAACCAAGTGGTTTGCGCTATTGTATTAATTCAGAATCTATGAAATTAGAAAAGCAAAATGAGTAA
- the msrA gene encoding peptide-methionine (S)-S-oxide reductase MsrA encodes MSKDIRLATVGGGCFWCTEAVFLEVKGVEKVVSGYAGGNAPGKPTYREICSGLTGHAEVIQITYDANIISYEDILVIFMTTHDPTTLNRQGADRGTQYRSVIFYHDENQQKIADEVLKQLQVYFDDKIVTEVSALPIFYEAEQEHQDFYKNNQGYGYCTYVIEPKLSKLRKLHADKLA; translated from the coding sequence ATGAGTAAAGATATTAGATTAGCTACAGTTGGTGGAGGCTGTTTTTGGTGTACAGAAGCCGTTTTTCTAGAAGTTAAAGGTGTGGAAAAAGTAGTATCTGGTTATGCAGGTGGTAATGCACCAGGCAAACCTACTTATAGAGAAATTTGCTCTGGTTTAACAGGTCATGCAGAAGTAATTCAAATTACCTACGATGCAAATATTATTTCTTACGAAGATATTTTAGTCATTTTTATGACCACTCATGATCCAACAACTTTAAATAGACAAGGTGCAGATAGAGGCACACAATACAGGTCTGTTATTTTTTATCACGATGAAAATCAACAAAAAATTGCAGATGAAGTTTTAAAACAGTTACAAGTTTATTTTGATGATAAAATAGTGACAGAAGTAAGTGCATTACCCATTTTTTACGAAGCTGAACAAGAACATCAAGACTTCTACAAGAACAATCAAGGTTATGGCTATTGCACATATGTTATAGAACCAAAATTATCTAAATTAAGAAAATTACACGCAGATAAATTAGCATGA